ACATTGCTTTATGTTACACTTAATATATACTTATTTTTTCTTTAGTGTTAACTGATAAATTTTATAATTACATAATCAGCATATTGTAATATCTTAAGTTCACATAAATAGCCATAAAATATTTATTAGGAGGGTTTTAAATGGATAATTTATACTTAGATAATGCTGCCACTTCATTTCCTAAGCCAAAGCAAGTAGCCGACAGCATATATAACTACACATTAAATATAGGATGCAATGTAAATAGAGGTGCTTATTCCTCTGCTTATGCTGCAGAAAATACTCTATTTGAAACAAGAGAGCTTCTATGTGAATTATTTAATTTTTCCATAGAAGAAAACGTTATATTTACTAAAAATGTAACTGAAAGTTTAAATGTATTAATAAAAGGATTTATTAAACCTGGTGATCACATAATAGTTTCTTCTATGGAACACAATGCTGTAATGCGACCTATCACTTCTCTTTCTAAATTAGGTGTTAGTTTTTCTAGGGTTCCCTGCAATAATGATGGATTTTTAAAATTAGATGAAATAGAGAATTTAATCAAACCTAATACTAAAGCTGTAATAATGACTCATGCTTCTAACGTTTGCGGTACTATTCTTCCTTTAGAAATAGTAGGTAGCCTTTGCAAAAAACATAATTTATTTTTTATTATAGACTCTGCTCAAACTGCAGGATTCTTAGATTTAGATTTTAAAAAGCTGAATGCTGATGCCATAGCTTTTACTGGGCATAAGGGACTTATGGGTCCTCAAGGGATAGGTGGTTTTTTAATAAATGATAAGCTTAATTCCTTAACTAACCCACTTGTAGAAGGCGGCACTGGAAGCCTGTCAGAATCTGAATCTCAACCAAATTACATGCCAGACAAATTCGAAAGTGGTACCATGAACCTACCTGGAATTTTCGGTTTAAATGCAGCACTTAAATATATAAATAATGTAGGTTTAAACTCCATAAGGGAAAAAGAGCTAGCTCTCACAGAAAAATTTATAAATGAAATTAAAAATATAAAAGGAATAAACTTAGTAGGTAAGGAGAATATAGAAGGAAGAACTGCTGTAGTCTCTTTAGACTTTACTAATTTAGATAATGGAGAAGTTTCTCACCTTTTAAACAGTGATTTTCATATTATGACTAGATGCGGTCTTCACTGCGCTCCATCTGCACACAAAACTCTTGGCACTTTTCCAAGAGGTACTGTACGTTTCAGCTTTAATCATTTTAACACACTTAAAGAAATTAAATACGCTGTTGATTCTATTTATAATTTGATTAAACGACAATAGAAAAGTAGTAATCAATTATTAACTTAATCAACGGCAAAACATTTGTATGTTAGTAAGATGATATTTTTTATTTATTTCATTGAAAAAAATAAAAAACATTATAGAAAGAACCGCAATTTGCGTATATCACAAATTTACGGTTCTCATTTTTATTTTATTTAAGTCTTTCAATAATTCTACAAACGAAGTTAATTTCTCCAAATAACTAAAACACTGACACACTGGCCAACTAGCTCACTAACTTCTAGCACTCTAGCCCCCTAAAACCTTAACTCTCTCCTTGCCTCCCTCAAACATAAAGAATAAAATATCAATTAATGTAGATTTTCCATAGAAAATCCTCCTTAACTAGCACACTAGCCCTGTGACACACTAGCCCACTAATTCCTATCTTACTTGGCTTCCAGTTGGTAGTTCACCAGGAATACTTACAGTAGATAATTTGCTGTCGTCATCAGTAGATGCTGCAAGTATCATTCCTTGTGAAAGTTCTCCTCTTAATTTAACAGGTTTTAAGTTAGCAACTAATACTACATATTTTCCTACTAAATCTTCTGGTTTATAGTATTTAGCTATGCCAGATACTACCTGTCTTTCTTCTCCATCTAAATCAACTTTTAATTTTAAAAGTTTGTTAGCTTTTTTAACTGGCTCACACTCTAAAACCTTAACAACTCTTAAATCAATCTTATCGAAGTCATCTATAGTTATTTCTGGCTTTAATGGCTGCATAGGTTGAACTTTCTTTTCCTCTGCCTTTTCAAGTTGCTCTTGTCTTATTTTTTCTAACTCTTCTAATTTCTTTTCCACATCAATTCTTGGGAATAAGTTTTGTCCCTTGTCTACCTTTGTTCCGGCTTTAGTTCCATCAAAAGATGCTAGTGTATCCCAAGAAGTAAGTTCAACATTTAACTTTTCATTTATTTTTTCACTAGTTTCTGGTAAGAAAGAGGATACAAGTACCGATACAAATCTTATGGTTTCTGAAAGATTATAAAGTACTGTTCCCAATCTTTCTTTTTTATCCTCTTCTTTAGCAAGTACCCAAGGCATTGTTTCATCTATATATTTATTTGCTCTCTTTATAAGATCCCAAATGTGATCTAATGCTTCTGGTATTTTATAACTATCAATAGATTCTTCTACTTTCTTTGGAGTAGCTAATGCTAAAGAGATTATTTCATTGTCTATATCCTCTTTAGCTGTTGGTGCAGGCATTACTGAATTAAAATACTTCTGAATCATAGCTACAGTTCTTGAAACTAAATTTCCAAGATCATTAGCTAAATCTGAATTAGTCTTATTTATGAATTTTTCATTTGTAAATATTCCATCAGATCCAAATGGTATTTCATGAAGTAGATAATATCTAACTGCATCTGTTCCAAATTCATTTACAAGGATTTCTGGGTCCACTACATTTCCTTTTGATTTGGACATCTTTCCTCCATCAACCAAAAGCCATCCATGTCCAAATACTTGCTTAGGTAGTGGTAAATCTAAAGCCATTAACATAATTGGCCAATAAATTGTATGGAACCTTATAATATCCTTTCCAACAAGATGCACATCTGCAGGCCAATATTTTTCCATTAAATCTTCCCTAGAATTTTGGTATCCAAGAATAGATATATAATTTGAAAGCGCATCTATCCAAACATACACCACATGTCCTTTATCAAATTCCACAGGTATCCCCCAGTTAAATGAAGTTCTTGATACACAAAGGTCTTGAAGTCCTGGCCTTAAAAAGTTATTTAACATTTCATTTTTTCTTGACTCTGGTTGTATAAAGTGAGGATGTGTTTCTATATATTCTATAAGTCTATCTGCATATTTAGACATTTTAAAGAAATATGCTTCTTCCTTAGCCTTTTCTACTGGTCTTCCACAATCTGGGCACTTTCCATCTACAAGTTGAGTTTCTGTCCAAAAAGATTCACATGGAGTACAATACCATCCCTCATAACTATCCTTATATATATCTCCTTTTTCATAAAGCTTATTGAATATTTTCTTAACTGTTTCAATATGATAGTCATCAGTAGTTCTTATATACTCATCATAGCTTATATTCATTATGTTCCAAAGATGCTTTATAGTTTCTACTATTTCATCTACATAAGCTTTAGGTTTAACTCCTTTTTCTTCTGCTATTCTTTGAATTTTTTGTCCATGCTCATCAGAACCTGTCAAAAACATTACATCATATCCAGTAAGCCTTTTAAATCTAGCCACTGCATCTGCAGCGACAGTTGTATATGTGTTTCCTATGTGTAATTTTGCTGATGGATAATAAATTGGCGTAGTTATATAAAAAGTCTTCTTATTTTCCATTTTTCTACCTCCCTTAATTATATTATGGTTTTTAAATATACATATTAAAAATACACAATTAAAAACGCCTCTATATGAATTTTTATCTCCACATAGAGGCGTAAATATACGCGGTACCACTCTAATTTATCACTAATTTTATAAAAGTGACCTCAAACAGATGACTATCATCATCCTGCAGTATAACGTCTGCTTCCGTACTGCCCTACTAAAAATTCAAGCAGTCTGTTCAGGGGCCATGTTCATAAGTTTCTATATTGCTGGCTTTCACCTAATCCAGTTCTCTTTAAATACCTCCACTTACTACTCTTCCCATCATAACATTTAAATAAATATAATTAACAGTCCAAATTCACCCTATAGCTCAATTGTCTACATAAGCATATTAAAATTTGAATTTAAGTTAATGATATAATATACTAATTATTATGTCAATACTATATTATCTAATTTCTGCAATTGGTAATTTGCATTACTATTTTAATAATGAATTTAAAATGTAAAATATAGAATTTGTTCAATTTATTTTATTAAAAACTCCCAGGATTTTGTACTTCACTTTAAATTTTCAATTTTGTTTTATTGTTTTACATTATCATATTTAAAATATATACTTGCCCCTGCTAACCTTTCATAAGTCTTTATATCATAAACTATTTTTCTTCTTTTAAAAAATACAAAAGATATAGCTTCCCAAAGAAAAACCCATCCACCAATATTAACGCCTTGAGATAAGGTGACATAAACAATTTCATTTTTAGCAAAATTAGCCATAATATATGAAAGAGCTAAAAATATAAAAGCAACTATTATGTATCCTAAGTATTTCTTATAGGACTCTTTTAAAACCCTTCTTTCTGTATGATAATAAAAAGAATAGTAAGTTTTTAATCCAGATACTATTATCCTCTCTCTATTTTTATCTTGTATCTCCTTTGGGAGATAAAAACATATATCTATATCATACTTTAAAGGGATATCTTCAGAACAACTCTCCAAAAAAAACACTAACTCTGGATCTATATCTCTTTTTTTAAAAGATGCATGATCCCAATCGTTAAAAATATCTGTATATTTATCTAAAGAAATCTCTATAATATAATTACCTGTATTAGGATTAACTTCGTATATTTTACTTAAATAGTTTGTCTTCTTCTTATAAAACTTCTTTATATCCAGACTATTCTCTCCTTCCAAACCTTAAAATATAAAATTACTTATTGCTTAATTCATCTACTATATCTTCTATTTCTATTATACACTTATATAGTATTTCCCTTTTTTCCTTATTTAATTTATTAATAATTTTATCCAAGCCTGAAAGTTTATTTTCTAATTCATTATTTAAAACTTCAATTCCTTTTGATGTTAAACTATAAAAAGTATTTCTTCTATCATTAGGGTCTATTTCTCTATAAGCTAACTCATCATTACACAACTTATTAAGCATTATACATAAACTTGAAGTAGATACATGAGTTTTTGCGCTTAAATCTTTTAAAGCACATTTCTGTGCATTTTTTAAAACTATCATAGTTCTAAATTGTTGCATAGTAATCATAGGATTGTCACAATTCTTTTTTTGACTTTTATCTAACTCTACCCTTGCAAATTTTTTTAGTTTTATGATAAAACTCACAAATTCTTTTGATATTTCTCTAATTTCCATTAAAACTCCTTCCCTTCGTAACTACTTTATTCTTCCACTTGCCTGTTTTATAATATATAAGAGTCAATATTAATCCTACAGTCCAAGATATAGGAATTGCCCACCAAATTCCATTTGGTGATTGCATTTTATTGGATAATATGTATGCCAAAAGTACTCTTACAAACCACAATGTAAAGATAGATATTATCATAGTTGGAATTGTATCTCCTGCTCCCCTTAAAACTCCGTTTATAATACACATAACTCCCACTACAGTATAAAATGAACAAACTATTTTCAAATAATCAAATCCTATTTCAATAACCTTAGAATCATTACTAAATAACACTATAAGCCACTTTCCAAAAATGAATATAAGTATACTGGCAATTAGTGAAGCAATTACTGTCATCTTAACGGTAGCCTTGAACCCATTAATAGCTCTCTCTTCCTTGCCGGCACCTAGATTTTGTCCCACAAATGTAGATATAGCTGTTCCAAAATTCATTATGGGCATAGACGCAAACGTATCAATTCTTCCTGCAGCCGTATATGCAGCTACTGTTTCTGAACCAAAACCATTTACTAAAGATTGAAGTGCCATTATTCCCAATGAAAATAGCATTTGTTGTATTCCAGTGGGAAGTCCTATCTTTAAACTTTGTCTAAATATCTCCTTATTGAACCTCATACTTTTAATATTAAACTTTAGCACCTCATGGGTTTTATTTAAATAGTAAATTCCTATTAAAAAAGATATACCTTGTGCTATTACAGTTGCCCATGCAACTCCTGCAACTCCCATATTAAATTTTAATACAAAAAGTAAGTCTAATACTATATTTATTATTGAAGAAATTATTAAAAAATATAATGGGGTCTTAGAATCTCCTAACCCTCTCAATATAGCACTTATAGAATTGTATCCAAACATACCTATCATTCCACTAAAAATTATTTTTAAATACTTTTCCGCTTCTGGAAGAATATCGTCAGGTACATTCATCATTATAAGAATATTTCTACTAAAAATCACTCCAGCTATAGTAATTATTAAAGAGGCTACAAAAAGAAAAATATATGCTGTATCAATACTCTTTTTAACCTTATCCATATTCTTAGCACCATAATACTGAGCTATTATAATAGTAGATCCCATAGTTATTCCCATTATTAAAGATACTAAAAGAAATATAATAGGAAAACTAGTTCCTACTGCTCCTAATGCTTCTTTTCCTACAAATCTTCCTACAACTATACTATCTACAGTATTGTAAAGTTGCTGAAATATATTTCCTATAAGCATTGGAAGTGCAAAAAGTAATATAAGCTTTCCTTCCTTACCTTCAGTCAAATCTTTCATAAATTACCTCCTAGATGTTTTTCATTTGAAATTGTTTTAATATAAAATCATTTTATATTAAAACAATTTTATAGTCAATAGTTATTCTTATTAAACCATTTGTTAAAACAAATATAAATTAAATTCTGCCTTTACTCATAGAACCTGCAAACAAACTATCACTAAAATAACTAGCATCAATTTTCTACCATTATTTATAAATACTTATATAGACTAAATATAACTTATATAAATATTGTTTTATTATAAAAAATATATTAACATGATACTGTGCTTTTAATAAAAAATATTACATGATTAAACCACAAAAGGTACAATGTAGTGGAATTATATTGTAAATAAATTGCTTAGGTTAAAAGGGGGGTATTTATATTTTTAAATCACTAAATAAACAAACAATAAAAGACGTTTTAAAACTAGCCTTACCTGCCGTTGGAGAAATGACACTTTATATGATGATTTGGGTATTAGACACCATGATGGTAGGCTGGTATGGTGGAGATGTAGGGG
The DNA window shown above is from Haloimpatiens massiliensis and carries:
- a CDS encoding aminotransferase class V-fold PLP-dependent enzyme — translated: MDNLYLDNAATSFPKPKQVADSIYNYTLNIGCNVNRGAYSSAYAAENTLFETRELLCELFNFSIEENVIFTKNVTESLNVLIKGFIKPGDHIIVSSMEHNAVMRPITSLSKLGVSFSRVPCNNDGFLKLDEIENLIKPNTKAVIMTHASNVCGTILPLEIVGSLCKKHNLFFIIDSAQTAGFLDLDFKKLNADAIAFTGHKGLMGPQGIGGFLINDKLNSLTNPLVEGGTGSLSESESQPNYMPDKFESGTMNLPGIFGLNAALKYINNVGLNSIREKELALTEKFINEIKNIKGINLVGKENIEGRTAVVSLDFTNLDNGEVSHLLNSDFHIMTRCGLHCAPSAHKTLGTFPRGTVRFSFNHFNTLKEIKYAVDSIYNLIKRQ
- the metG gene encoding methionine--tRNA ligase; protein product: MENKKTFYITTPIYYPSAKLHIGNTYTTVAADAVARFKRLTGYDVMFLTGSDEHGQKIQRIAEEKGVKPKAYVDEIVETIKHLWNIMNISYDEYIRTTDDYHIETVKKIFNKLYEKGDIYKDSYEGWYCTPCESFWTETQLVDGKCPDCGRPVEKAKEEAYFFKMSKYADRLIEYIETHPHFIQPESRKNEMLNNFLRPGLQDLCVSRTSFNWGIPVEFDKGHVVYVWIDALSNYISILGYQNSREDLMEKYWPADVHLVGKDIIRFHTIYWPIMLMALDLPLPKQVFGHGWLLVDGGKMSKSKGNVVDPEILVNEFGTDAVRYYLLHEIPFGSDGIFTNEKFINKTNSDLANDLGNLVSRTVAMIQKYFNSVMPAPTAKEDIDNEIISLALATPKKVEESIDSYKIPEALDHIWDLIKRANKYIDETMPWVLAKEEDKKERLGTVLYNLSETIRFVSVLVSSFLPETSEKINEKLNVELTSWDTLASFDGTKAGTKVDKGQNLFPRIDVEKKLEELEKIRQEQLEKAEEKKVQPMQPLKPEITIDDFDKIDLRVVKVLECEPVKKANKLLKLKVDLDGEERQVVSGIAKYYKPEDLVGKYVVLVANLKPVKLRGELSQGMILAASTDDDSKLSTVSIPGELPTGSQVR
- a CDS encoding MarR family winged helix-turn-helix transcriptional regulator, which produces MEIREISKEFVSFIIKLKKFARVELDKSQKKNCDNPMITMQQFRTMIVLKNAQKCALKDLSAKTHVSTSSLCIMLNKLCNDELAYREIDPNDRRNTFYSLTSKGIEVLNNELENKLSGLDKIINKLNKEKREILYKCIIEIEDIVDELSNK
- a CDS encoding MATE family efflux transporter; the encoded protein is MKDLTEGKEGKLILLFALPMLIGNIFQQLYNTVDSIVVGRFVGKEALGAVGTSFPIIFLLVSLIMGITMGSTIIIAQYYGAKNMDKVKKSIDTAYIFLFVASLIITIAGVIFSRNILIMMNVPDDILPEAEKYLKIIFSGMIGMFGYNSISAILRGLGDSKTPLYFLIISSIINIVLDLLFVLKFNMGVAGVAWATVIAQGISFLIGIYYLNKTHEVLKFNIKSMRFNKEIFRQSLKIGLPTGIQQMLFSLGIMALQSLVNGFGSETVAAYTAAGRIDTFASMPIMNFGTAISTFVGQNLGAGKEERAINGFKATVKMTVIASLIASILIFIFGKWLIVLFSNDSKVIEIGFDYLKIVCSFYTVVGVMCIINGVLRGAGDTIPTMIISIFTLWFVRVLLAYILSNKMQSPNGIWWAIPISWTVGLILTLIYYKTGKWKNKVVTKGRSFNGN